The Oligoflexia bacterium genome window below encodes:
- a CDS encoding rhodanese-like domain-containing protein codes for MHQVIIDVREKDEFDSEHIENSIHVPLSNFERQAPALFKTFSGKSVLLICRSGKRANIAASQAASFCEGVTLEVFNGGITEWARQGKPTITSQKICLPIMRQVQLVAGSLVLTGVVLAYFVNPSFIFLSGFVGAGLIFAGVTGFCGMAELLARMPWNRSQ; via the coding sequence ATGCACCAAGTTATTATTGATGTCCGTGAAAAAGACGAATTTGATTCCGAACATATCGAAAATTCAATTCATGTCCCCCTGTCGAACTTTGAGCGACAAGCGCCCGCACTCTTTAAAACATTTTCTGGAAAATCAGTTTTGTTGATTTGCAGAAGTGGCAAACGCGCAAACATTGCCGCCTCTCAAGCAGCGAGCTTTTGCGAAGGCGTTACACTTGAAGTATTTAACGGTGGAATCACAGAGTGGGCACGGCAAGGCAAACCAACGATCACTTCACAAAAAATATGTCTTCCCATTATGCGTCAAGTGCAATTGGTCGCGGGAAGTCTTGTGCTCACCGGTGTGGTACTCGCATACTTTGTGAACCCTTCGTTTATCTTTCTATCTGGATTTGTCGGTGCAGGATTAATATTTGCAGGAGTAACTGGTTTTTGCGGTATGGCAGAACTTCTAGCACGAATGCCCTGGAACAGATCTCAGTAA